The following proteins are co-located in the Carassius gibelio isolate Cgi1373 ecotype wild population from Czech Republic chromosome A21, carGib1.2-hapl.c, whole genome shotgun sequence genome:
- the LOC127941565 gene encoding alpha-adducin isoform X8: MNGDSGAGVVTAPPPTNPPHKERYFDRVDESSPEYQRERNMAPDLRQDFNMMEQRKRVSMILQSPAFCDELESLIQDQMKKGKTPTSLLALQQIADFMSTSAPPMYPAAPQGGMAALNMSLGMVTPVNDLRGSDSIAYEKGEKLLRCKLAAFYRLTDLFSWSQLIYNHLTVRLNSEQERFLIVPFGLLYSEVTASSLVKVDLQGEIVDRGSTNLGVNQAGFTLHSSIYAARPDVKCIVHIHTAAGAAVSAMKCGLLPISPEALSLGEVSYHDYHGILVDEEESVLIQKNLGPKSKVLILRNHGLVSVGETVEEAFYYIHNLVTACEIQVRTLASAGGPNNLIMLDPSKYKSRPPHLEPLGDGSSSHPKWQIGEQEFEAMMRMLDNLGYRTGYPYRCPALRDKAKKYSDVETPPSATGYSYAEDSDSGVRSPLKHSFQRQPRDKTRWLASESAEEGQEGSASPKAKTKWTKEDSLRQAAVANQFVPLNTNPKEVQEMRNKIREQNLQDKKTAGPQSQVLTGAVVDRSYVQGELVTASKAIIEKEYQPRVVVSKTGPNPFNKLTDQELDEYRKEVELKQRGTEAQVEGVQTPDVTSTQDNDDPQATATPPPSTIPSRGTESGRDSPVDPPGSPHKEFHSAVLRALGCDECEPSADQTPETEEENALSSPVRVEEGDGNAKEYLLP, encoded by the exons ATGAACGGAGACTCTGGAGCAGGGGTGGTGACGGCCCCCCCGCCCACTAACCCCCCTCATAAGGAGCGCTACTTCGACCGTGTGGACGAGAGCAGCCCGGAGTACCAGAGAGAGAGGAACATGGCACCAGACCTGCGGCAGGACTTCAACATGATGGAGCAGCGCAAGAGAGTCTCCATGATCCTGCAGAGTCCc GCGTTCTGTGACGAGCTGGAGTCTCTGATCCAGGATCAGATGAAGAAGGGGAAGACCCCCACCAGTTTACTGGCTCTGCAGCAGATCGCTGACTTCATGAGCACCAGTGCCCCCCCCATGTACCCCGCAGCCCCCCAGGGAGGCATGGCGGCCCTCAACATGA gtttgGGGATGGTGACTCCAGTGAATGATCTGAGAGGTTCAGACTCCATCGCTTATGAGAAAGGAGAGAAGCTCTTGCGCTGTAAACTCGCTGCATTTTACCGCCTGACCGACCTCTTCAGCTGGTCTCAGCTCATCTACAACCACCTGACG GTCCGGCTCAACTCTGAACAGGAGCGTTTTCTGATTGTGCCTTTCGGGCTTCTGTACAGTGAAGTCACTGCCTCCAGTTTG GTGAAGGTTGACCTGCAGGGGGAGATCGTGGACCGAGGCAGCACTAATCTGGGAGTAAATCAGGCCGGATTCACCCTCCACTCCTCCATCTACGCTGCTCGACCCGACGTCAAGTGCATCGTGCACATCCACACAGCCGCTGGCGCCGCG GTGTCTGCAATGAAGTGTGGTCTGCTGCCCATTTCCCCCGAGGCTCTGTCTCTGGGCGAGGTTTCATACCACGATTACCACGGTATCCTGGTGGACGAGGAGGAGAGCGTCCTCATACAGAAGAACCTGGGGCCCAAGAGCAAG GTGTTGATTTTGAGGAATCACGGTCTGGTGTCTGTCGGAGAAACAGTCGAAGAGGCGTTTTACTACATTCACAACCTGGTCACAGCCTGCGAGATTCAG GTGCGCACCCTCGCCAGCGCAGGAGGTCCTAACAACCTAATAATGTTGGACCCGAGCAAGTATAAATCCCGTCCTCCGCACCTCGAGCCGCTCGGAGACGGGTCCAGCTCACACCCCAAGTGGCAGATCGGGGAGCAGGAGTTTGAGGCTATGATGAGGATGCTGGATAATCTG GGATACAGGACGGGTTATCCGTACCGCTGCCCTGCGCTGCGTGATAAAGCAAAGAAGTACAGTGATGTTGAGACTCCCCCTTCAGCCACGGGTTACTCGTACGCCGAGGACAGTGACTCGGGTGTGCGCTCCCCGTTAAAGCACAGCTTCCAGCGGCAGCCGCGGGACAAGACTCGCTGGCTAGCCTCCGAATCTGCAGAAGAGGGGCAGGAGGGCAGCGCTAGCCCCAAGGCGAAGACTAAG TGGACTAAGGAGGACAGTCTCCGGCAGGCTGCTGTGGCCAATCAGTTCGTCCCGCTGAACACCAACCCCAAAGAGGTCCAAGAGATGCGCAACAAG ATCCGTGAGCAGAACCTGCAGGACAAAAAGACGGCAGGTCCACAGTCGCAGGTGCTCACAGGTGCCGTAGTTGACCGCTCCTATGTCCAG GGGGAGCTAGTGACCGCGTCTAAAGCCATCATTGAGAAGGAGTACCAACCTCGCGTCGTGGTCAGTAAAACTGGACCCAACCCCTTCAACAAGCTCACAGACCAGGAGCTGGACGAGTATCGCAAGGAAGTGGAGCTCAAACAGAGAGGAACAGAAG CACAGGTCGAAGGAGTCCAGACTCCAGACGTCACATCCACACAGGACAACGATGATCCACAGGCCACTGCGACCCCCCCGCCCTCCACAATCCCCAGCCGGGGGACGGAGTCGGGTCGGGACAGCCCTGTAGATCCTCCAGGATCCCCTCACAAGGAGTTCCACTCGGCCGTGCTCCGAGCTCTGGGCTGTGATGAGTGTGAGCCGTCTGCAG ATCAGACACCGGAGACTGAAGAGGAGAATGCTCTGAGCTCACCTGTGCGTGTGGAGGAAG GAGATGGAAATGCAAAAGAGTACCTGTTACCATA